GAACCGATCCTGCCGATGCGCCTGTTCCGCAACGGAACCATGCGCGTGGCCACCGCGGTCATGTTCATCCTCGGTTTCGCCATGTTCGGTGCGATCGTGTACCTGTCCATCTACACGCAGGTCGTCCGCGGCGCCAGCCCCACCGAGGCTGGGCTGCAACTGCTTCCCCTGATGCTCGGCCTGATGATCACGTCGATCGGGAGCGGGCGGCTTGTCGCCAGGACCGGGCGGTACCGCGTCCTGCCGATCGTCGGTACCGGCCTCGCGGCGCTGGGCATCTACCTCATGTCGTTCCTTCATCCGGACACGCCGTACGTCCTGTTCGCGCTCTACGCCCTGATCCTCGGGCTCGGTCTCGGCTTCGTCATGCAGGTCCTGACCATCGCCGCGCAGAACAGCGTGTCGCCGCACGACATCGGGATCGCCACCGGCGCAACGACGTTCGCCCGTTCGATCGGGGCGTCGTTCGGGACGGCCGCCTTCGGCGCGGTGTACGCCGCCCGACTGCAGCATGAGATCACCGCAAGCCTGGGACCGGCTGCCGCCGAACAACTGTCCAAGGGCGACGGTGCGGCCACAGCATCGGTACAGAACCTCCTCGCGCTGCCCTCGGACCTGTACCACGCGCTCGTGGCCGCCTTCAGCCACGCGCTGGACACGACGTTCCTGCTGGCGGTTCCGGTGGTGTTGGTGGCGTTCGTCATCACCTGGTTCCTCAAGGAGCACCCGCTGCGGACCGCGCCACGTGACTCCGAGAGCCTCAACGACGACGCCATTACGCCGCTGCCCGTGCCGTCGGAGTAGCAGCGCCGGCAGGGTCGTGGCTGGCAGGGCCGCGCGGGTCAGTCGTCGGTGAGTTCCCGCAGGGCCGCGTCGATGTCCGCGTCGATGTCGTCGGGATCGCCGGTCTCCGGCCGGCCGACCTCGTCGTGACGGCCGCTGCCCGCGGCAGCGTCGAAGACGAGGACCGATGCGGTGAAGGCGTGCACGTGGTTGCGTCCGCCGACCGGGCCGATTTCGCCGCCGGCGAAGAAACCGGCCACCGGCCCGGCCCCCAGACCTCGCCGTACCGCACGCACGTCGTGGTCGGACCGGTCGAACATCGCACGCCCGCGTCCATTGCAGGAGAACAGCAAGGCGCCCGCAACGTCGCTGCCGCCGGGTCGCTGCCGAAACGCCTGCAGGATGGCATCGAGATCGACCTCGGCAGCCTCGGCGTCGCGGAGGTGGAATCGGACGGTGCGCCCGACCGCCACCGGTTCACCGGCGCTGATGGCGGTGGGTTGGCCTTCGACGCCGAGCAGTCCCCGGACCAGGAAGGTCCCGTGACCGTGGTGCCCGGCGTACTCGTCCATGGCCAGTCCGAGTCGCAGCCCGCGCACCGCCAGCGCCTGCTCCTCGGCCGGCAGCGTCGCCACCGCCTCGCGGGCGCGTTGCACCGCCGGCGCCCCGGCCAGCTCCAAGATCGCCGGGCCCTCCGCGGCCGTCACCGTCATGGCCGGGCCGATCGGGCGGCAGCCCTGGCTGACGAGGCTGTGGACCGCGACGGGACCGGACAGCACGACCCCGACCGCGCCCCGGTCGTGGATCAC
Above is a genomic segment from Actinomycetota bacterium containing:
- a CDS encoding DHA2 family efflux MFS transporter permease subunit gives rise to the protein MTSPTTATPPAPPVPFRAPRAVLTALLITMLLAALDQTIVSTALPTITSDLGGLAELSWVVTAYLLTSTATTPLWGKLSDLYGRKVILQIAVSTFVVGSVLAGASQDMAQLIATRALQGVGGGGIMVLILAAVADLIPARERGRYTGLFFAVFGFASVIGPLLGGLFTQHLSWRWIFYINVPLGAVALVVIGIAMHLPPKRSKPRIDWLGSALLLVGVTLLLLVTVWGGQQYDWTSATILGLAAGGVVALVLFVLQELHHPEPILPMRLFRNGTMRVATAVMFILGFAMFGAIVYLSIYTQVVRGASPTEAGLQLLPLMLGLMITSIGSGRLVARTGRYRVLPIVGTGLAALGIYLMSFLHPDTPYVLFALYALILGLGLGFVMQVLTIAAQNSVSPHDIGIATGATTFARSIGASFGTAAFGAVYAARLQHEITASLGPAAAEQLSKGDGAATASVQNLLALPSDLYHALVAAFSHALDTTFLLAVPVVLVAFVITWFLKEHPLRTAPRDSESLNDDAITPLPVPSE
- a CDS encoding histidine kinase → MAAGEDLLAAATRAVAEALAGLPPRDHSGEAVDPRATVDPGEAAGVDEDATLGFVFVSGGESPVAAATLAHVAGLLPGVTVVGCTADGVIGGGAAVESAPAVAVWLARLPGCRLRSFHLEVMRSAESISVLGMPSRHDDDVVAILLADPWSFPVDGFVARSADSLDGLPLVGGLASGSLGRGQSRLIVDGVIHDRGAVGVVLSGPVAVHSLVSQGCRPIGPAMTVTAAEGPAILELAGAPAVQRAREAVATLPAEEQALAVRGLRLGLAMDEYAGHHGHGTFLVRGLLGVEGQPTAISAGEPVAVGRTVRFHLRDAEAAEVDLDAILQAFRQRPGGSDVAGALLFSCNGRGRAMFDRSDHDVRAVRRGLGAGPVAGFFAGGEIGPVGGRNHVHAFTASVLVFDAAAGSGRHDEVGRPETGDPDDIDADIDAALRELTDD